tgtcTGTTAATTTCTGCATGTTTGTCCCTCCACTGCCTATCCTATCTTCAGAATGTCCTTTAGCTGTCATGCCTCTGGATTTTACATCTTAATCCccttttacatggaaaatttccCTTCTAACCTACCTTGGGCCAGATAAGACCTCTCTAGAAAAAGTCTATAGGTAAGCGTTTGTGTTTGAGGTTCATTTGCCCCTTACTGAAGGAAATGTGTGGAGTCTGCTATGGGTGTGTAGGTGGGACATCACATTCACTGCTTGTCTGTACTTTTCTGTCCagatatgtttgatttttttgaccTCCGAACAGTAATCATGATCGCCATTGGTTGCGGGATCCTGGCAGCCATGTTTCTACTGATAGGAGTTGTGCTCTGTCTCTACTCCAAAATATCCAAGGCTCTGTATTCACCTGGGTAAGAATGAACAATTCCCCCTCTAATGGGGCACTGGGGCCCTCTGCTGGAGCTGGGTAACCTCTTGCTGAAGCAGCCACGTAGTATAGGGGAAAGTCAGGAGCCACTGTCAGGTTTGAGAGTGAGGGCAGGTGGGCACAGAAGTTTGAGAGTTCTCCTAGTTTGGGGCTGTGAGACCCTATGTTGACTGCTCTCAGCCTGGGCAGCATGGGCATCAGCATCACTTTTCTGTTACTTAGATGCAGGGAGTGAACCTTCAGCTTCTTATCAGGGCCCTGGCTGGGTATCCTGTCTATCCTCAGAACTGTAGACTGGAGAAGccagaggatgccctgggaatgAGCTGTCTGTCTCCTATGCACACAGAGCTTGGCCATACTGAGCTCTTCTCCACTCACTGGGAAGCTCACATGTTCCCACATTCATTAACAGTGACTTTGGGAAAAGTGACATGGGTAAAGAGAAGAGAGTCCGTGGAGGACAGCTGACAGGGATGTAGGTCAGACAAGACATGGTGTCCCTCTCTAGGGACTTAGATTGTAGGGGCCAGAGCTGAGCCCAGCCAACTGCTGTGCCTTCTCCATCATCCCCACATCTCCTGGGCCTGTAGCAGCCCCTGGGGGACAATTCACTCTTTACTTGTAATGGTATCCTGGCTTCACATGCATAGCAATTGTaggagaggaagagatgggaagggagcagagagctttagcccagggatggtgctacATGTATGGGCTCCAGCCCTGGACTTTCTCACAGAACCCTCATAATTGTAAGAAGCTCACTGGGAAGGGAAATTCTaagcttgttttgtgtgtttttttcttcagAATCGCGGAGACAAATGATGAATGCTATATTGATCCATGCAAGGACCCCCAGGAGAGGGTCATCCCGGCCAACAGTGCCACTGCTGAGGCTTGCCACCCCTGCCAGGCCAACACGATTGCTGTGGAGAGTTGCCATCCCCTCCAGTGTTGCAATACGTGTGGTGTCTATGAAGATGTTAACTCTGTGTCACCTTGCCTTTGTAACACCAGGGAAGGACTCTGACATGGCACTGGCAGACAAAAGGAAATCTTCATGATCAGTATTTCAATTTCTTAGTAGAATATTTTCTTACTCAAGCCAATTTCTGTAACATTTATGTTGTTGTGTACTATCTAACATGCTATTAATGTACCTTTGTATAAATgtacaataatgaaaacaatCTCTGCCTGTAATATGtttcttagttttatttcttATACCACTATATGTGTTGCCGCTGAGGACCAGCCTCAGGCATTTTGGAGTTCTGGAGAATGGGAAGATTGGATCAGCACAAAAATCAGTCTCAGTCACAAACTCAGGTGCAAGCTCACAGGTCACCATTGCTGTTCTGAAACTGTGTTCAGAGACTCAGAgatagcttgttctctctctctctctctctctctctctctctctctctctctctctctcttccttgttaTACAATAATACATAATCAAAAgccttttcattattttcctcAAGCCCattatttttcctgaaaaacCTCATGTGTCTATGTCACCAGAAAGCACAATGCACATACAAAGTCACAGTTCAGTTTCCGCTAAAGCAAGTTATATATTAACTTTTAGCTCTCAGAAAAGCCTTCCAATCAATCACAAGTCACCTGGCATGAACTTACAGTTAGAGCATTATCCTGAGAACAGAAAGGTGCTAACAGGTCAGGGTAATTAATGTTAATGTTTTTAACTTGTCTAAATTTGTAGAATCTCTTTATTAAGCTCATCCAAATATCTATTTGTGCAATGCTTTTCAAACTCTTTCCCATATGCAATATTAATTCCTCTTGCAGCTTCCCCCAGGGCTCCTTCACAAGCCTGACTTCTATCTCTTGGAACTTGTACCCCAGTTTCCTAGGCAGATAATGCCAGGGGGGTGGGGTTCAAATCAGCATGCTCCAGTCTTTCCAGGAAGGTCAATTTACTAATCCAACTCTTCTACCCAActtcttatcttttttattatatatatctatatatcttccTATCTTCCCCAATAATATTTCTGAATCAAACTCTCTGTTATTAGAGATCTTCCCTGGTAGGGGCTCTCACCTTTGCTCACTAATCCAGAGACCCAGCTATTTCTTCCTCTATCTCATTTGTCCCTTGTATTTTTTAATGAACATTCCTGTCCTTAGTGACCCAGGCCCACTGATCCTTTTCCTTGGGGATCTTCAATTTTCTTAACC
This portion of the Apodemus sylvaticus chromosome 1, mApoSyl1.1, whole genome shotgun sequence genome encodes:
- the LOC127695086 gene encoding protein FAM24A-like → MFDFFDLRTVIMIAIGCGILAAMFLLIGVVLCLYSKISKALYSPGIAETNDECYIDPCKDPQERVIPANSATAEACHPCQANTIAVESCHPLQCCNTCGVYEDVNSVSPCLCNTREGL